A single Mangrovimonas sp. YM274 DNA region contains:
- a CDS encoding aminotransferase class V-fold PLP-dependent enzyme, giving the protein MHKIDIDLVEMTLDVMKYVIDRVSATERQIGKPKKAEELKALVGETITPKGVGGEYAFDLWKKHLANTNVPVDHPRNLAFVPASPTRAAIMFDLVTSASSIHGAYWMEGAGGIFCENEAMKWIVSLTGLPEGAFGVFTSGGTSANLSAIVTAREHWRQDDAFKREKGLIITSIGAHSSVKAMAKVADVDILLVDSEECLTGEDLKKTIATLTEHERKCLFAVVATGGTTNAGIIDDLESIAEVCEAENLWFHVDAAYGGGALVADSVRDQFKGIERADSITIDPHKWMFSPYDCGAVIYKNPELAKNAHSQQGSYLDIFKDEGAHGFNPTDYQIQLTRRVRGLPLWFSLATHGTDRYKEAVERGIELAQIAGKMITEHDKVELVREPSLSCVLFRRKGWSPEDYTEWTYRNHKSGFALVTPTKWKQGDTFETVSRFCFINPDTTEKDIEMILDSMN; this is encoded by the coding sequence ATGCATAAGATAGATATCGACTTGGTAGAAATGACATTGGATGTCATGAAATACGTTATCGATAGAGTTTCCGCGACTGAACGCCAAATAGGTAAACCCAAAAAAGCAGAAGAGTTAAAAGCCTTGGTAGGTGAGACCATCACCCCAAAAGGAGTAGGAGGCGAATACGCCTTCGACCTTTGGAAAAAACACTTGGCTAATACCAATGTTCCAGTAGATCATCCCCGTAATTTGGCTTTTGTGCCAGCATCTCCAACAAGAGCAGCTATTATGTTCGACTTGGTGACCTCGGCATCTAGTATTCACGGAGCCTATTGGATGGAAGGTGCCGGAGGTATTTTCTGTGAAAACGAAGCCATGAAATGGATTGTATCCTTAACCGGCTTGCCAGAAGGCGCTTTTGGTGTGTTTACCAGTGGAGGAACTTCGGCCAACTTATCGGCAATTGTAACTGCACGTGAACATTGGAGACAGGACGATGCTTTTAAAAGAGAAAAAGGATTGATCATAACCTCCATTGGGGCGCATTCGTCTGTAAAGGCGATGGCAAAAGTAGCCGATGTGGATATTTTGTTGGTGGATTCTGAAGAATGTTTGACAGGAGAAGACTTGAAGAAGACCATTGCAACCTTAACGGAGCACGAGCGCAAATGTTTGTTTGCCGTGGTGGCTACAGGAGGAACTACCAATGCAGGAATTATAGATGATTTGGAAAGCATTGCTGAGGTGTGTGAAGCCGAAAACTTGTGGTTCCACGTTGATGCTGCTTATGGAGGAGGTGCTTTGGTAGCCGATTCGGTAAGAGACCAATTTAAAGGCATTGAACGTGCCGATAGTATTACCATCGATCCGCACAAATGGATGTTCTCGCCATACGACTGTGGCGCGGTGATTTATAAGAATCCAGAGTTGGCCAAAAATGCACACTCGCAACAAGGCTCTTACTTAGATATTTTTAAGGACGAAGGTGCACACGGCTTCAACCCAACCGATTATCAAATACAATTAACGCGCCGTGTACGTGGTTTACCTTTATGGTTCTCTTTGGCAACCCATGGTACCGATAGATATAAAGAAGCAGTAGAACGAGGCATTGAACTGGCGCAGATTGCCGGTAAAATGATCACAGAGCATGATAAGGTGGAATTGGTAAGAGAGCCAAGTTTGTCCTGTGTATTGTTCCGAAGAAAAGGATGGAGTCCGGAAGATTATACCGAATGGACTTACAGAAACCATAAATCGGGCTTTGCTTTGGTAACACCAACCAAATGGAAGCAAGGTGACACTTTTGAAACGGTGTCCCGTTTTTGTTTTATCAATCCAGATACCACAGAGAAGGATATTGAAATGATTTTAGATTCAATGAATTGA
- the guaA gene encoding glutamine-hydrolyzing GMP synthase has protein sequence MQHDKILILDFGSQYTQLIARRVRELNIYCEIHPFNKVPSTVEEYQAVILSGSPYSVRAEDAPHPDLSQIRGKKPLLAVCYGAQYLAHFSGGEVAPSNTREYGRANLSFVKGGESFFENISEGSQVWMSHSDTIKHLPENGVLLASTHDVENAAYRIEGESTYAIQFHPEVYHSTDGKRLLQNFLVNIAGVNQDWTPQSFVDETVEDLKAQLGNDKVVLGLSGGVDSSVAAMLLNKAIGENLYCIFVNNGLLRKNEFEDVLDQYKHMGLNVKGVDASARFLDALAGKSDPEEKRKTIGRVFIEVFDDEAHQIQDVKWLAQGTIYPDVIESVSATGGPSATIKSHHNVGGLPDFMKLKVVEPLKALFKDEVRRVGASMGMEPALLGRHPFPGPGLGIRILGDITAEKVRILQEVDAVFINGLKSWGLYDDVWQAGAILLPINSVGVMGDERTYEQCVALRAVESTDGMTADWVNLPYEFLQKTSNEIINKVKGVNRVVYDISSKPPATIEWE, from the coding sequence ATGCAACACGATAAGATACTCATTTTAGACTTCGGTTCGCAGTACACGCAACTAATTGCAAGACGAGTTAGAGAGCTCAATATTTACTGTGAAATCCATCCTTTCAACAAAGTTCCATCAACGGTAGAAGAGTACCAAGCGGTAATTCTTTCTGGTAGTCCATATTCGGTTCGTGCCGAAGATGCACCACATCCAGATTTGTCGCAAATCCGTGGTAAAAAGCCTCTATTGGCTGTTTGCTATGGAGCGCAGTATTTAGCACATTTCTCAGGAGGAGAAGTAGCGCCATCCAATACCCGTGAATACGGAAGAGCAAACCTATCATTTGTTAAGGGAGGAGAATCCTTTTTCGAAAATATTTCAGAGGGAAGCCAAGTGTGGATGAGCCATAGTGATACCATCAAACATTTACCTGAAAACGGAGTGTTGTTGGCGAGTACGCATGATGTTGAAAATGCAGCTTATAGAATTGAAGGGGAATCAACTTATGCTATCCAGTTCCACCCAGAAGTATACCATTCTACAGATGGTAAGCGCTTACTGCAGAACTTTTTGGTGAACATTGCTGGGGTAAACCAAGACTGGACGCCACAATCTTTTGTGGACGAAACTGTTGAGGATTTGAAAGCTCAATTAGGAAATGACAAAGTTGTTTTGGGATTGTCTGGAGGAGTGGATTCTTCTGTAGCGGCGATGTTGTTGAACAAAGCAATTGGAGAAAATTTATATTGTATTTTCGTAAATAATGGCTTACTTCGTAAAAACGAATTTGAGGATGTACTAGATCAGTACAAGCACATGGGCCTTAATGTTAAGGGAGTAGATGCTTCGGCACGCTTTTTGGATGCTTTGGCAGGAAAGAGCGACCCTGAGGAAAAACGTAAAACCATTGGTCGTGTGTTCATTGAAGTGTTTGATGATGAAGCCCACCAAATTCAGGATGTAAAATGGTTGGCACAAGGAACCATCTATCCAGACGTTATCGAAAGTGTTTCGGCAACAGGAGGACCTAGTGCAACTATCAAGAGTCACCACAACGTGGGAGGATTGCCTGATTTCATGAAGCTGAAGGTGGTAGAGCCTTTGAAAGCCTTGTTTAAAGATGAGGTAAGACGTGTTGGAGCTTCTATGGGAATGGAGCCAGCTCTTTTGGGACGTCACCCTTTCCCTGGGCCTGGTTTAGGAATTAGAATTTTAGGTGATATTACGGCTGAAAAAGTTCGTATATTACAAGAGGTAGATGCTGTATTTATTAACGGATTGAAGTCTTGGGGACTTTATGACGATGTATGGCAAGCAGGTGCCATCTTGTTGCCAATCAACAGTGTTGGGGTAATGGGAGATGAGCGCACTTATGAACAATGCGTGGCCCTGAGAGCGGTTGAAAGTACCGATGGTATGACAGCAGACTGGGTAAATTTACCATACGAGTTCTTACAGAAAACCTCAAATGAAATAATAAATAAAGTAAAAGGCGTTAATAGAGTAGTGTATGACATTAGTTCTAAGCCGCCAGCAACCATAGAATGGGAATAG
- a CDS encoding LysM peptidoglycan-binding domain-containing protein has translation MKKLVLITLFTLASICFVQAQNFKQHKVKQGETIEEIAKLYLVTPFDIYALNPDAKKKLSVGTVLIIPTSKIRPDEAVTETKEVTGYQYHRAKKKETLYSIAKQYNVSVDDIKKYNTYLYANNLKKGDKIKIPKFKTVVTKAEVSNTLKKYTVQPKEGKWRVAYKFGITVPELEALNPNMGEVLQPGDVLNVPNIADNEEKAIEENYNYYTVQKSEGYMALNRKFGVTQEELEALNPELKEGGLKLGMVIKIPGSANAVIGGDEFENTDLTKTNFENLKTKRLALMLPYRLNRIDVDSVQEAKSAIKNDTRLSISLDFHVGVEMALDSAKQLGISTNLKVFDTRDQLSEVSNILKNNDFSTYDAIIGPLFPKNLERVAASVKGNHIPVISPFTAPENLYDNVFQTVPSNELMQKEIIRYVKNDSMPKHIVIIADSKNTAVSNQLKSEFVAARQIFSRKDKDGKDSNYILISDLEDIFLAGENIVFLETKNEAFASNVTSMLNGLNNEEHQIVLMTTQNSSVFEGKNISNYHLSNLKFTYPSANKTLATPTTNGFITKYKSLYGVEPNKYAIRGFDLTLDILLRLASKENLYEAATPELETEYLENKFRYTKKYFGGYFNEAVYIVKYDDLTIVEAK, from the coding sequence ATGAAAAAACTTGTTTTAATTACCCTGTTTACTCTAGCAAGCATTTGCTTTGTACAGGCTCAAAATTTTAAACAACATAAAGTAAAACAAGGAGAAACGATAGAGGAGATTGCCAAATTATATTTGGTAACTCCTTTTGACATTTATGCACTTAACCCAGATGCCAAAAAGAAGCTATCGGTTGGGACAGTGCTTATTATCCCTACTTCCAAAATTCGTCCAGATGAAGCTGTAACCGAAACCAAAGAGGTGACTGGCTACCAATACCATCGGGCCAAGAAAAAGGAAACTTTGTACAGTATTGCAAAGCAATATAATGTATCGGTGGACGATATAAAAAAATACAATACCTACTTGTATGCCAATAATTTGAAGAAAGGTGATAAAATTAAAATCCCAAAATTCAAAACTGTTGTCACTAAAGCTGAGGTAAGCAATACCCTAAAAAAGTATACGGTACAGCCTAAAGAAGGAAAATGGCGTGTGGCCTATAAGTTTGGGATTACAGTTCCTGAATTGGAAGCTCTTAATCCAAATATGGGTGAAGTATTGCAACCAGGTGATGTCTTGAATGTTCCAAACATAGCAGATAACGAAGAGAAAGCTATCGAGGAAAATTACAATTATTACACGGTACAGAAAAGTGAAGGCTATATGGCCTTGAACCGTAAGTTTGGTGTCACCCAAGAAGAATTGGAAGCACTTAATCCTGAGTTGAAGGAAGGTGGCTTGAAATTGGGTATGGTAATCAAAATACCTGGATCGGCCAATGCGGTTATTGGTGGTGATGAGTTTGAAAACACCGATTTAACTAAGACCAACTTCGAGAATCTAAAGACTAAGCGTTTGGCTTTGATGTTGCCTTATAGATTGAATAGAATTGACGTAGATTCTGTACAAGAGGCTAAAAGCGCTATTAAAAACGACACCCGATTATCCATTTCTTTGGATTTTCATGTGGGAGTGGAAATGGCCTTGGATTCAGCTAAGCAGTTAGGGATTTCTACAAACCTAAAGGTGTTTGATACCAGAGACCAATTATCTGAAGTATCCAATATTTTAAAAAACAATGATTTTTCAACTTACGATGCCATCATCGGGCCTTTGTTCCCTAAGAATTTAGAACGTGTAGCCGCTAGTGTTAAGGGCAATCACATTCCCGTGATTTCACCGTTTACGGCTCCTGAAAATTTGTATGACAATGTATTTCAAACGGTACCTTCTAATGAATTGATGCAAAAGGAAATCATTAGATATGTGAAAAATGATTCTATGCCTAAGCATATTGTAATCATTGCCGATTCCAAAAACACGGCTGTTAGCAATCAATTGAAGTCAGAATTTGTTGCCGCTAGACAAATTTTTTCAAGAAAGGATAAGGACGGAAAGGATAGTAACTACATACTGATTTCCGATTTGGAGGATATTTTTTTAGCGGGAGAGAACATTGTGTTTTTGGAAACTAAAAATGAGGCTTTTGCTTCCAATGTCACCAGTATGTTAAATGGTTTGAACAATGAAGAACACCAAATTGTTTTGATGACCACACAAAATAGTTCGGTATTTGAAGGAAAGAACATCTCTAATTACCACTTATCTAATTTGAAATTCACCTATCCTTCGGCAAACAAAACCTTGGCAACGCCCACTACTAATGGGTTTATTACTAAATACAAAAGTTTGTATGGTGTGGAACCAAATAAATACGCTATCCGTGGTTTTGATTTGACCTTGGATATTTTGCTACGATTGGCTTCTAAAGAAAATTTATACGAAGCAGCCACTCCAGAATTGGAGACTGAATATTTGGAGAATAAATTTAGGTATACAAAAAAATATTTTGGAGGTTACTTTAATGAAGCTGTTTATATTGTTAAGTATGACGACTTGACAATTGTAGAGGCTAAATAG
- a CDS encoding DUF3820 family protein, with protein MLGLDKEFLIKLAHTKMPFGKYEGRDLIDLPEYYVVWYHNKGFPKGKLGDMLQMVYELKVNGLEDLIRNIKKQYPR; from the coding sequence ATGTTAGGACTAGACAAAGAATTTCTGATAAAATTGGCACATACCAAAATGCCGTTTGGAAAATACGAAGGGAGAGACTTAATTGACCTTCCTGAATATTATGTGGTATGGTACCACAATAAAGGTTTTCCTAAAGGGAAACTGGGAGACATGTTACAAATGGTGTATGAGCTAAAAGTAAACGGTTTGGAGGATTTAATTCGAAATATTAAAAAACAATATCCTAGATAA
- a CDS encoding chaperone modulator CbpM — METAHYIPIATLCTSYDITISFLEELEDIGLISIITIEKQYYLDTDSLSSLDKVLRMQRELNLNIEGIDIVFNLLQKVDALQIELNNLQNRLRLYEHD, encoded by the coding sequence ATGGAAACCGCTCATTATATTCCAATAGCAACACTTTGTACCTCTTACGACATTACAATTTCCTTTCTGGAGGAGTTAGAGGACATTGGCCTTATTTCTATAATTACTATAGAAAAACAATATTACCTAGATACGGATTCCCTAAGCTCCTTAGACAAAGTGCTCCGCATGCAAAGAGAACTCAATCTTAATATTGAAGGCATAGATATTGTATTCAATTTATTGCAAAAAGTAGACGCACTTCAAATTGAACTTAACAATTTACAAAACCGTTTACGACTCTACGAACATGATTAA